A genomic region of Methylobacterium durans contains the following coding sequences:
- the ftsH gene encoding ATP-dependent zinc metalloprotease FtsH yields MNPNFRNFALWVVIFLLVLALVTLFQNPGHRGGGSEIAYSQLLNDADAGKIQSVVISGQDVSGTYVGGGNFTSYAPNDPSLVSKLQGKGVQITARPPSDNTPWFIQLLVSWLPILVFIGAWIFLSRQMQSGAGRAMGFGKSKAKLLNEAHGRVSFDDVAGVEEAKEDLQEIVEFLRDPQKFQRLGGRIPRGVLLVGPPGTGKTLIARAVAGEANVPFFTISGSDFVEMFVGVGASRVRDMFEQAKKNAPCIIFIDEIDAVGRHRGAGLGGGNDEREQTLNQLLVEMDGFEANEGVIIIAATNRPDVLDPALLRPGRFDRQIMVPNPDVTGRERILRVHVRKVPLAPDVDLKTIARGTPGFSGADLMNLVNESALLAARRGKRIVTMHEFEDAKDKVMMGAERRTLVMTEDEKRLTAYHEGGHAIVALNVPATDPVHKATIIPRGRALGMVMQLPERDKLSMSYEQMTSRLAIMMGGRIAEEMIFGPEKVTSGAQSDIEQATRLAKMMVTRWGFSPELGTVAYGDNNDEVFLGMSMGRQQTVSESTAQKIDAEVRRLVEQGLEEARRILAERKDDLEVLAQGLLEYETLTGEEIRNLINGRPPVRDGGDVPPTPARGSPVPSAGRGRPRENDGGLEPQPQA; encoded by the coding sequence ATGAACCCGAACTTTCGGAATTTTGCCCTTTGGGTCGTCATCTTCCTCCTCGTCCTCGCGCTCGTGACCCTGTTCCAGAACCCGGGTCATCGCGGCGGCGGGAGCGAGATCGCGTATAGCCAGCTCCTGAACGACGCCGATGCCGGCAAGATCCAGTCCGTGGTCATTTCCGGGCAGGACGTCAGCGGTACCTACGTGGGCGGCGGCAACTTCACATCCTACGCGCCGAACGATCCGAGCCTGGTCTCGAAGCTCCAGGGCAAGGGCGTGCAGATCACGGCGCGTCCGCCCTCGGACAACACGCCTTGGTTCATCCAGCTTCTCGTGAGCTGGCTGCCGATCCTCGTCTTCATCGGCGCCTGGATCTTCCTCTCGCGCCAGATGCAGTCGGGCGCGGGCCGTGCCATGGGCTTCGGCAAGTCCAAGGCCAAGCTCCTCAACGAGGCGCACGGGCGCGTCTCCTTCGACGATGTCGCCGGCGTCGAGGAGGCCAAGGAGGATCTCCAGGAGATCGTCGAGTTCCTGCGCGACCCGCAGAAATTCCAGCGGCTCGGCGGCCGCATTCCGCGAGGCGTGCTGCTCGTCGGCCCGCCCGGCACGGGTAAGACACTGATCGCCCGCGCGGTCGCCGGCGAGGCGAACGTGCCCTTCTTCACGATTTCGGGCTCCGACTTCGTCGAGATGTTCGTCGGCGTCGGTGCCTCCCGCGTGCGCGACATGTTCGAGCAGGCGAAGAAGAACGCGCCCTGCATCATCTTCATCGACGAGATCGACGCGGTCGGCCGTCATCGCGGCGCCGGCCTTGGCGGCGGCAATGACGAGCGCGAGCAGACGCTGAACCAGCTCCTCGTGGAGATGGACGGCTTCGAGGCGAACGAGGGTGTGATCATCATCGCCGCCACGAACCGACCGGACGTGCTCGACCCGGCGCTCCTGCGTCCGGGCCGCTTCGACCGGCAGATCATGGTGCCGAACCCGGACGTGACCGGTCGCGAGCGCATCCTGCGCGTCCACGTCCGCAAGGTCCCGCTGGCCCCCGACGTCGACCTGAAGACCATCGCCCGCGGCACGCCCGGTTTCTCGGGCGCGGACCTCATGAACCTCGTCAATGAATCGGCGCTTCTGGCCGCGCGCCGCGGCAAGCGCATCGTGACGATGCATGAGTTCGAGGACGCCAAGGACAAGGTCATGATGGGCGCCGAGCGGCGTACCCTCGTCATGACCGAGGACGAGAAGCGGCTCACCGCCTACCACGAGGGCGGCCACGCCATCGTCGCACTCAACGTGCCGGCAACGGATCCGGTCCACAAGGCCACGATCATCCCTCGCGGCCGGGCGCTCGGCATGGTCATGCAGCTCCCCGAGCGCGACAAGCTCTCGATGAGCTACGAGCAGATGACGTCGCGGCTCGCGATCATGATGGGCGGCCGGATCGCCGAGGAGATGATCTTCGGCCCCGAGAAGGTCACGTCCGGCGCGCAGTCGGACATCGAGCAGGCGACGCGGCTTGCCAAGATGATGGTGACGCGCTGGGGCTTCTCGCCCGAGCTCGGCACCGTCGCCTACGGGGACAACAACGACGAGGTCTTCCTCGGCATGTCGATGGGGCGGCAGCAGACCGTCTCGGAATCGACCGCCCAGAAGATCGATGCGGAGGTTCGCCGCCTCGTCGAGCAGGGCCTTGAGGAGGCCCGGCGCATCCTGGCCGAACGCAAGGACGACCTCGAGGTGCTGGCGCAGGGGCTCCTCGAATACGAGACGCTGACCGGCGAGGAGATCCGCAATCTCATCAATGGTCGGCCGCCCGTGCGCGACGGCGGCGACGTTCCGCCGACGCCCGCCCGCGGTTCGCCGGTGCCGAGTGCAGGCCGGGGTCGTCCTCGCGAGAACGACGGCGGCCTGGAGCCTCAGCCGCAGGCTTGA